GCCATTAAATCTATAAATAGGTTGTAATTCTTTCCAATCCCATTTTCCATTTTTTACATTTTTATTTGCTAATAAAATTTTTCTAGCTAAAGATAAAATTAATGCAAAAGCATGATCTGCTACATCACTTATATCATAAATAACATTTGCAACAAATATTCCTTTTTCAGTAGCGGCTTTAATATCAATGTTATCCACTCCAACTCCATAACGAACAATAATTTTTGCTTTTTGAAGGTTTTCTATTACTTTCCTTGTTATAGGTGCGTATTGATTTAATAAAGCATCAGCATCTTTACAATATTTTATAACTTCTTCTTCTGTTCTACATTGAAATTTTATTAATTCTACATTTAATTTTGATAAAACATTTTTTTCAGGTTCATGATTTTCATATTCTGCATCAGTAATTATCACTTTAAATTTTTTAGGCATCATAATATTTTCACCTCTATTCTTAGATCTTAATATTTTCTTCATTTATGAGAATATTTTAATATTTTTAAAAATAATTAAAATAAAATTATCATTTTGTCGTTAAGAATTAATAAAGAAGCGATATTTTTCTTTCATAGAATAAAAATTACTTTAAAATAAAAGCTAGAATTAGGTATATAAATAATAAAAAATTTAAAACAAGCCATTTTAAAAATGATTATAAAAATGGAGCACATCTATGGCCATAGAATTCGTTAAAAAACCTTTTAAAAAAGAAGAAAATTTATCATGTTTAGAAAGTTACGTTAGAGAATGGTTTGTTAAAACTTTTAAAGAACTTACTCCTCCTCAAAAATATTCTTTTAAATTAATTTCAGAAGGACATAATGTAGTTATAACTGCTCCAACTGGTTCAGGAAAAACAATAGCTGGATTTTTGTCGATTTTAAGTGAATTATTTAAAATGGGTAAAGAAGGGAAGCTTAAAGATAGTGTATATTGTATATATGTTTCGCCTTTAAAAGCTTTAGATAATGATATTAAAAGAAATCTTTTAATTCCTCTTAAAGAAATAAGAGAAATAGCTAAAAATAAAGGAATAGATTTGCCAGAAGTTAGAATAGCTGTACGTAGTGGAGATGTTACTCCTCATGAAAAACAAAGGCAGCTTAAACAACCTCCACATATATTGATTACAACTCCTGAAAGCTTAGCTGTTATGCTTAATGCTCCTAAGTTTTCAAGATATCTTTCAACTGTTAAATGGGTTATTGTAGACGAAATACACGAACTTGCAAATAATAAACGTGGAGTACATCTTAGCTTAAGCTTAGAAAGATTGCAAGAAATTGCAGGAAAATTTATTAGAATAGGATTGGGAGCAACTCTTCATCCAATTGAAAATGCAGCTGCTTTTTTAGTTGGATATGATGATAGTGGAGAATTAAGAGATTGTAAAATAGTTGATGTAAGTTGGTATAAACCATATGATTTAAAAGTATTATGTCCAGTAAAAGATATAATTCATTCTACAGCTGAACAACTTAATTCTGCTATGTATAAACTTTTAGATAAACTTATTTCTGAACATAGAACAACATTAATTTTTACCAATACAAGAAGTGGTACTGAAAGAGTTGTATTTCATTTAAAAGATAAATGGAAAAATAAGTATAGTGATACAACAATCGGTGCTCATCATGGCTCTTTAAGTAGAGAAATTAGACTTAGCGTAGAAGAAATGTTAAAGAAAGGTTTGCTTAAAGCGGTTGTATGCTCAACATCTCTTGAGCTTGGAATTGATATTGGATATATAGATTTAGTTGTTCAAATAGGTTCTCCTAAAAGTGTTACTAGAGCAATTCAAAGAATTGGTAGAAGTGGACATAAATTTGGCGATATAGCTAAAGGAATTATAATCGCGATGGATAGAGATGATCTTATAGAATGTGCAGTAATGCTTAAATGTGCTCTCGAAAGACATCTTGATAAAATACAAATTCCAAAGAATTGTTTAGATGTTTTAGCTCAACATATTGTTGGAATGGCTTTAAATAAAAAATGGAATATTAAAGATGCATTAAAAGTTATTAAAAGAAGCTATTGTTATCATGATTTAAATGAAGAAACATTTAAAAAACTTCTTCATTATTTAGCTGGACATTATTTAGATCTTAAAGATCAAAAAGTATATGGAAAAATATGGTATGATGAAAATGATGGAATGTTTGGTAAAAGAGGAAAATATACTAGAATAATATACTATCTTAATATTGGAACTATTCCTGATGAAGTAAAAGTAGACGTTTATAAGTTGCCGGATAAAAAATATATTGGGAATATTGAAGAAGGTTTTCTTGAAAGGCTTAAGCCTGGAGATATTTTTGTATTAGGTGGAAAATTGTATGAATTTAGATATGCTAAAGCAATGCGTTGCTATGTTTCTCAAGCTCCTAAAGAAGCAGTACCAACAATTCCAGCATGGTTTTCTGAACTTCTTCCATTAAGTTTTGATTTAGCTTTGGAAATTCAAAAATTTAGAAAAGAAATGAAGAAAAAATTCGAAAAAGGTGAAAATGAAGAAGAAATAATTTCTTGGTTATTAAAAAATTATCCAATAGATAAATACTCTGCATACTCTATATATGAATATTTTAAAGAACAATACGAATATTGTAATATAATTCCATCTTTTAATGAAATACTTATTGAAGAAACATATGATTTACAAGGTAGAAAATATATTGTTTTTCATTCATTATACGGTAGAAGGACTAATGATGTTCTTTCAAGAATTGTAGCTATAATTATTTCAAATCAATTGGGGAAAAATATTGGTGTAATAGTTAGTGATAATGGTTTTGCTTTGCATATACCTAAAAAGAGTAAAGTGGATATTAGTAAATTGCTTGAAGAAATTAAAAATACCGATCCAATTACTCTTCTTCGAGAAAATATTAGAAGAACAGAACTTATGAATAGACGCTTTAGACATTGTGCAACTAGAAGTTTTTTAATTCTTAGAAATTATAAAGGCCATAAAATAAGTGTAAGTAAGCAACAAACAAATGCTCAAACATTAATTAAAGTATGTGAAGAAATAGATCCAAAATTCCCAATAATAGAAGAAACTTATAGAGAAATATTAGAAGATGTATTTGATATAGAAAATGCTTTAAAAGTAATTTCATGGATAAAAAATGGAAAAGTTGAAATTAATTATATTAAAACAAATCTCCCCTCTCCATTTGCTCATAATTTAATAATATTAGGCGAGGCTGATGTTGTTTTAATGGAAGATCGTAAAAAAGCTTTATTAGAATTACATGAAGCAATTATGAAAAGTATAGAAAATAGAAAAAAAAGTTAATTAAGCTTTCTAATTAAAATATACTTAGCAATTATGAAAATTTTAGAAAATATAGAATTAATAGAGTGTTTTCCAGCAATATATATAAAGAGTATAGATAGTATGGTTATTGCCGATCTTCATTTAGGTTATGAAGGAATAATGGCTGAGCAAGGAATTTTTATACCTAAAATTCAATTTAAAAAAGAAATGGATATGCTTTCTAAAATAATAAATAAAAAGAAAGCTAATAGAATAATTATTAATGGAGATATAAAGCATGAATTTTCAGAAACAAGTTATCATGAATTTATTGAAGTTTCAGACCTTTTAAATTTTCTTAAGAATAATTTTAAAGAAATTGTTTTAATTAAAGGAAATCATGATAATTATATTGCTAGAGTATCAAATAAGTATGATGTTAAATTATATGAAGAATTTAAAATAAATGAATTTTATTTTTTGCATGGTCATAAGATACCTATAGATTTTATGAGAAAAGATGTGGAAATAATCATTATTGCTCATGAGCATCCAGCAATTGCTTTATATGATGAAATTGGTGTAAAAGAAAAAATTGATTGCTTACTTTATGGAAATATGAAAGATGGAAGGAAAATAATTGTTTTACCAGCTTTTTCATATTTTGCTCAAGGAAGTGATGTAAATATTCTTCCAAAAGAAGAATTGCTTTCACCTATATTAAGAGAATATGTGGATATTGATGAATTAAATGTTATTGCTATAAGTGAAGAAGTTGGTTGCTTAATTTTTCCAAAAATTGGTGAACTTAAAAAATTTTGATTAATGCATGATTATTCTCTTTTATAATTATTTAAAGAATTTAAAATTTTTAATACATCTTCATCTTCTAAATCATACCATTCTTTATATGCATCTGCTACTGCAAAAAATAAATCAGATCTAATATTTAAACAAATTATTTTATTAACATAAGGTTTTATTAAATTTATAGCTTTAAGTGAAGCTGTAGGAATTGCAACTATTATTTCTTTTGGTTTTCTTTTTTTAATAGATTTTATTGTTGCTAACATTGAAAAACCTGAAGCAAGTCCATCATCAACAATTATTACTATTTTATTTTCTATATTTGGAAAAGGTTTATTTCCTCTAAATAGTTTCATTCTCTTTTTAATAATTTTCTTTTCTTCAATTATACATTGATTTATTTCTTCTTTTGTTAATTTAAGATAAGGAATGATTTCTTTATTTAAAATTATTATTCCATCCCAAGAGATTGCT
This DNA window, taken from Nitrososphaerota archaeon, encodes the following:
- a CDS encoding ATP-dependent helicase, producing the protein MAIEFVKKPFKKEENLSCLESYVREWFVKTFKELTPPQKYSFKLISEGHNVVITAPTGSGKTIAGFLSILSELFKMGKEGKLKDSVYCIYVSPLKALDNDIKRNLLIPLKEIREIAKNKGIDLPEVRIAVRSGDVTPHEKQRQLKQPPHILITTPESLAVMLNAPKFSRYLSTVKWVIVDEIHELANNKRGVHLSLSLERLQEIAGKFIRIGLGATLHPIENAAAFLVGYDDSGELRDCKIVDVSWYKPYDLKVLCPVKDIIHSTAEQLNSAMYKLLDKLISEHRTTLIFTNTRSGTERVVFHLKDKWKNKYSDTTIGAHHGSLSREIRLSVEEMLKKGLLKAVVCSTSLELGIDIGYIDLVVQIGSPKSVTRAIQRIGRSGHKFGDIAKGIIIAMDRDDLIECAVMLKCALERHLDKIQIPKNCLDVLAQHIVGMALNKKWNIKDALKVIKRSYCYHDLNEETFKKLLHYLAGHYLDLKDQKVYGKIWYDENDGMFGKRGKYTRIIYYLNIGTIPDEVKVDVYKLPDKKYIGNIEEGFLERLKPGDIFVLGGKLYEFRYAKAMRCYVSQAPKEAVPTIPAWFSELLPLSFDLALEIQKFRKEMKKKFEKGENEEEIISWLLKNYPIDKYSAYSIYEYFKEQYEYCNIIPSFNEILIEETYDLQGRKYIVFHSLYGRRTNDVLSRIVAIIISNQLGKNIGVIVSDNGFALHIPKKSKVDISKLLEEIKNTDPITLLRENIRRTELMNRRFRHCATRSFLILRNYKGHKISVSKQQTNAQTLIKVCEEIDPKFPIIEETYREILEDVFDIENALKVISWIKNGKVEINYIKTNLPSPFAHNLIILGEADVVLMEDRKKALLELHEAIMKSIENRKKS
- a CDS encoding phosphoribosyltransferase family protein, coding for MEKVIDEPSFRYKKHVFKDRYHAGELLAEKLKEYKDNKDAYIFAIPTGGVQVGAPIAKKLNLPLDLAITRKIHIPWNPEAGFGAISWDGIIILNKEIIPYLKLTKEEINQCIIEEKKIIKKRMKLFRGNKPFPNIENKIVIIVDDGLASGFSMLATIKSIKKRKPKEIIVAIPTASLKAINLIKPYVNKIICLNIRSDLFFAVADAYKEWYDLEDEDVLKILNSLNNYKRE
- a CDS encoding metallophosphoesterase — protein: MKILENIELIECFPAIYIKSIDSMVIADLHLGYEGIMAEQGIFIPKIQFKKEMDMLSKIINKKKANRIIINGDIKHEFSETSYHEFIEVSDLLNFLKNNFKEIVLIKGNHDNYIARVSNKYDVKLYEEFKINEFYFLHGHKIPIDFMRKDVEIIIIAHEHPAIALYDEIGVKEKIDCLLYGNMKDGRKIIVLPAFSYFAQGSDVNILPKEELLSPILREYVDIDELNVIAISEEVGCLIFPKIGELKKF
- a CDS encoding NAD(P)-dependent oxidoreductase; protein product: MMPKKFKVIITDAEYENHEPEKNVLSKLNVELIKFQCRTEEEVIKYCKDADALLNQYAPITRKVIENLQKAKIIVRYGVGVDNIDIKAATEKGIFVANVIYDISDVADHAFALILSLARKILLANKNVKNGKWDWKELQPIYRFNGSTLGIIGLGRIGSAIARRAKGFNMRILYYDTIRREDLEKELG